A single window of Salvia splendens isolate huo1 chromosome 6, SspV2, whole genome shotgun sequence DNA harbors:
- the LOC121808282 gene encoding cyclin-T1-5-like isoform X1, whose translation MSLARPHWARDGHFRSDGRSSYGRMRATAAANYEWSHDCSSDSNFYMKNHGSSSDFSRDLMQYRPKYDHVWHDVVPPSKRRKVSDFSHENTGRPYQQSLIHENGLENTAGIWQHVPPLYANAYNGVPSACNNRSVITAGMRPDDTGSYSSTTSKRDRSKYEDDEEVVFLSRDEIERCSPSRKDGIDLLHETHLRYSYCAFLQNLGVRLDLPQTTIGTAMVVCHRFFARRSHASHDRFFIATAALFLVSKSEETPRPLNDVLRVSCETFHKQDFIVLSRMFPVDWFEQYRERITDAEQLILTTLNFELGVEHPYETLTSTLEKLGFSQSILVNLALSFVSEGLRSSLWLQFKPHQIAAGAAYLAAKFLNMNLASCHNVWHEFHTPPSVIRDVANQLMELF comes from the exons ATGTCTCTTGCACGGCCTCACTGGGCTCGAGATGGTCATTTCCGAAGTGATGGTAGGTCGTCTTATGGCAGAATGAGAGCAACAGCAGCTGCTAACTACGAGTGGAGCCACGATTGCTCCTCTGATTCAAACTTTTATATGAAGAATCACGGCTCGTCCAGTGACTTCTCTCGGGACTTAATGCAGTATAGACCAAAGTATGACCATGTCTGGCATGACGTCGTACCTCCTTCAAAGAGGAGGAAGGTCTCGGATTTCTCGCATGAAAACACTGGCAGGCCCTATCAACAATCACTTATTCATGAAAATGGTCTTGAAAACACTGCTGGCATTTGGCAACATGTACCTCCCTTGTATGCCAATGCTTACAATGGTGTTCCTTCAGCCTGCAACAATAGGTCAGTTATAACAGCTGGAATGAGGCCTGATGATACCGGTTCTTATTCTTCAACTACCTCCAAGCGGGACCGCTCAAAATATGAGGATGATGAAGAAGTGGTTTTCCTGTCAAGGGATGAGATAGAGAGGTGCTCTCCTTCAAGAAAAGATGGCATTGATTTGCTGCATGAGACACATCTGCGATATTCGTACTGTGCCTTCCTTCAGAATCTTGGAGTTCGGCTTGATCT GCCACAGACCACTATCGGAACTGCTATGGTTGTGTGTCATCGTTTTTTTGCTCGTCGCTCTCATGCCTCTCATGATAGATTT TTCATAGCTACTGCTGCTCTTTTCCTTGTCTCTAAGTCAGAAGAGACACCACGACCTCTTAATGACGTGCTGAGAGTGTCATGTGAAACTTTCCACAAGCAGGATTTCATTGTGCTCTCTCGCATGTTCCCTGTT GATTGGTTTGAGCAATATCGTGAACGAATTACAGATGCTGAACAATTGATTTTGACAACCTTAAATTTTGAGCTTGGCGTGGAGCATCCTTATGAAACTTTGACATCCACTCTTGAAAAATTAGGTTTCTCACAATCCATTTTGGTGAATCTGGCGTTGAGCTTTGTCAGTGAAGG ACTTAGAAGCTCTCTTTGGCTTCAGTTCAAGCCTCATCAGATAGCTGCAGGTGCTGCATACCTTGCTGCCAAATTTCTAAATATGAATCTTGCATCATGCCATAATGTTTGGCACGAGTTCCACACGCCGCCATCTGTTATCAGAG ATGTTGCCAATCAACTCATGGAACTGTTTTAG
- the LOC121808282 gene encoding cyclin-T1-5-like isoform X2 — protein sequence MSLARPHWARDGHFRSDGRSSYGRMRATAAANYEWSHDCSSDSNFYMKNHGSSSDFSRDLMQYRPKYDHVWHDVVPPSKRRKVSDFSHENTGRPYQQSLIHENGLENTAGIWQHVPPLYANAYNGVPSACNNRSVITAGMRPDDTGSYSSTTSKRDRSKYEDDEEVVFLSRDEIERCSPSRKDGIDLLHETHLRYSYCAFLQNLGVRLDLPQTTIGTAMVVCHRFFARRSHASHDRFFIATAALFLVSKSEETPRPLNDVLRVSCETFHKQDFIVLSRMFPVDWFEQYRERITDAEQLILTTLNFELGVEHPYETLTSTLEKLGFSQSILVNLALSFVSEGVYRGLACSPYDINSWRLMCCSSNVLFFI from the exons ATGTCTCTTGCACGGCCTCACTGGGCTCGAGATGGTCATTTCCGAAGTGATGGTAGGTCGTCTTATGGCAGAATGAGAGCAACAGCAGCTGCTAACTACGAGTGGAGCCACGATTGCTCCTCTGATTCAAACTTTTATATGAAGAATCACGGCTCGTCCAGTGACTTCTCTCGGGACTTAATGCAGTATAGACCAAAGTATGACCATGTCTGGCATGACGTCGTACCTCCTTCAAAGAGGAGGAAGGTCTCGGATTTCTCGCATGAAAACACTGGCAGGCCCTATCAACAATCACTTATTCATGAAAATGGTCTTGAAAACACTGCTGGCATTTGGCAACATGTACCTCCCTTGTATGCCAATGCTTACAATGGTGTTCCTTCAGCCTGCAACAATAGGTCAGTTATAACAGCTGGAATGAGGCCTGATGATACCGGTTCTTATTCTTCAACTACCTCCAAGCGGGACCGCTCAAAATATGAGGATGATGAAGAAGTGGTTTTCCTGTCAAGGGATGAGATAGAGAGGTGCTCTCCTTCAAGAAAAGATGGCATTGATTTGCTGCATGAGACACATCTGCGATATTCGTACTGTGCCTTCCTTCAGAATCTTGGAGTTCGGCTTGATCT GCCACAGACCACTATCGGAACTGCTATGGTTGTGTGTCATCGTTTTTTTGCTCGTCGCTCTCATGCCTCTCATGATAGATTT TTCATAGCTACTGCTGCTCTTTTCCTTGTCTCTAAGTCAGAAGAGACACCACGACCTCTTAATGACGTGCTGAGAGTGTCATGTGAAACTTTCCACAAGCAGGATTTCATTGTGCTCTCTCGCATGTTCCCTGTT GATTGGTTTGAGCAATATCGTGAACGAATTACAGATGCTGAACAATTGATTTTGACAACCTTAAATTTTGAGCTTGGCGTGGAGCATCCTTATGAAACTTTGACATCCACTCTTGAAAAATTAGGTTTCTCACAATCCATTTTGGTGAATCTGGCGTTGAGCTTTGTCAGTGAAGG GGTCTATAGAGGATTAGCATGCTCACCTTATGATATTAATAGCTGGCGGTTGATGTGCTGTTCatcaaatgttttatttttcatcTGA